CTCGCAAGGCTCTGTTTGATCCTGTAGAGCGGCGCATTGCCAAGATTAGCCCGTGTGGGGAATGGATAGCGTTTCAGGCAGCTTTGGACGGCGTCATCAATCTATGGCTGTTACGGACTGATAATCTGGATTCCGCCCGCCCTCTCACAAGGTTCACTGATAAGCACATTGGCCTCACCGTAGAATGGTCCTTTGATAGTCGTCGCATTCTGATAACCCATGATTCAGTGGGAGATGAAACTTTTAGCGTACTAAGCGTCGACATTCATACCAGCACCATCAACTACTTAAGTCCGGCGAGCAGTACGTCCGCTTATGTCCAGCAGCTTTCAAGAAAGTATCCTAATGAAGTGCTGGTGGCACACAATGGTAGGTCACCCAAATACTTCGACCTTTACAAAATCTCCCTCGATACTGGCGCAAGTGAGCTTGTTCAGCAGAACGACGGCTTTCATAGTTATGTTACCGACAACAAGTTCAATGTTCGCCTTATCAAGCGGTTCACTCAGCAGGGGGAAGGTGAATATCTGCATAGACCTGAAGGGAATGACTGGAAAAGGTATGCGCTTATTCCGCTTGAGGACAGTTTGACAACGAGACCTATCGGTTACAGTGAAGATGGCAAAGAACTTTTCTGGATTGATAGCCGAAATCGGGATAAAGCTGCTGCAGTTGCTGAGCATACGCAAACCGGAGTGTGCAGGGTTATAGCACAGGACCCGCAAGCAGATCTTTATGATTTGGTGCTTGCCCCGCAAACTGGCCAACCCATAGCAGCATCCTCAACTTACGCCCGCACCAAGTGGCATGTTCTGGACCCTAAATTTGAGCAGGTTTTTGATGCTCTTTCCAAAGCGCTGCCGGGTGATATTGTTCTCACCAGTTTATCTGATGATATGCAAAAGCTTGTTATTGCGCATGTGCAGGACCAGCAGCCGGTCGCTTATTTTCTCGTCTCCACGAAAACCCGTCGTATCAAACGGTTGTTTTGCGCCCAGCCAAAACTTTCAAAACTGCCACTGGCGCGCATGTCCCCCAAAATCGTGAAAGCAAGGGATGGCCTTGAGCTTATTTGCTATCTGACCCGGCCTGAAAATACAAAGAGCCCCTTACCGATGGTGTTGGTAGTACATGGTGGGCCATGGATGCGGGATTCATGGGGCCTCAACCCCACACACCAGTGGTTGGCCAACCGAGGCTATGCGGTTTTATCCGTCAACTATAGAGGCTCACTAGGTTTCGGAAAGGCTTTCGTCAATGCGTCAAATAGGGAGTGGGGCGGCAAGATGCAGACGGATCTGATGGATGCTGTCGACTGGGCCATTGTCGAAGGGATCGCCGATCCCAAACGCATTGCGATTATGGGGGGCAGTTACGGTGGATATGCATCGCTTCTCGGACTTACTTTAACACCCGACAAGTTTTGCTGTGCTGTCGATCTGGTTGGTATTTCTAACCTTGTGACATTTCTTGAAACAATCCCTGCATACTGGGAGGCATGGAAGTCTGTCTATAAGGCGCGGCTTGGAGATTTTACGACAGAAGAAGGCCTGAAGTTCCTGATGGAGCGGTCGCCTATTCATTATGTTGACCGCATTAAAAAACCGCTGTTGATCGTTCAGGGCGGTAAGGATGTGCGCGTAAAATCTTCTGAATCAGAACAGATTGTTTCGGCTCTGCAACAGTATAGTATTCCTGTTATATATGCCGTTTATCCTGATGAAGGACATAGTATCCAAAAAAAGCAAAACAGGCGCTCTTATCATGCGGTGGTTGAGCACTTTTTGATGGAGCATTTGGGCGGCAGGTGTGAGCCCGTTGGAGGTGACTTTGAGGGCTCCTCACTTCAGTTTTCAGCGGGCCGTGAGCTGTTGGGGGGGATCTAAGTGAGTGTGTTCCGCTTTTTACTTTATCCCAGTTCCAATGGTGCCAGAGAGTAAACTCGGTCCAGAAGTAACTACTGAGTTCGAATAATCACTTAGGATTGCTTTGCCAGCTATCCAAAATTTTCAATATTTGAAGCGCCATCGGCTTTGCAGCCGACTTGCTGCCCGAAAACCGTATTTGCGTGAGTGCACCCCATAACATGCCAACCAGAAGTTCTGATTTGTCATCGACTTCAGGGACGCCTGAGGCCATGAGACTATTTCTAAAGTGATCGACGAACATTTGACGGTAGCGTTCCACGCGCATACGCACTTCACTATTTGTATTGCCAAGCTCGATCACTGTATTGACCATGA
This genomic window from Pseudovibrio sp. M1P-2-3 contains:
- a CDS encoding S9 family peptidase; amino-acid sequence: MLDDVRHKEKIDLIPRKALFDPVERRIAKISPCGEWIAFQAALDGVINLWLLRTDNLDSARPLTRFTDKHIGLTVEWSFDSRRILITHDSVGDETFSVLSVDIHTSTINYLSPASSTSAYVQQLSRKYPNEVLVAHNGRSPKYFDLYKISLDTGASELVQQNDGFHSYVTDNKFNVRLIKRFTQQGEGEYLHRPEGNDWKRYALIPLEDSLTTRPIGYSEDGKELFWIDSRNRDKAAAVAEHTQTGVCRVIAQDPQADLYDLVLAPQTGQPIAASSTYARTKWHVLDPKFEQVFDALSKALPGDIVLTSLSDDMQKLVIAHVQDQQPVAYFLVSTKTRRIKRLFCAQPKLSKLPLARMSPKIVKARDGLELICYLTRPENTKSPLPMVLVVHGGPWMRDSWGLNPTHQWLANRGYAVLSVNYRGSLGFGKAFVNASNREWGGKMQTDLMDAVDWAIVEGIADPKRIAIMGGSYGGYASLLGLTLTPDKFCCAVDLVGISNLVTFLETIPAYWEAWKSVYKARLGDFTTEEGLKFLMERSPIHYVDRIKKPLLIVQGGKDVRVKSSESEQIVSALQQYSIPVIYAVYPDEGHSIQKKQNRRSYHAVVEHFLMEHLGGRCEPVGGDFEGSSLQFSAGRELLGGI